In Rubrobacter radiotolerans DSM 5868, a genomic segment contains:
- a CDS encoding L-2-amino-thiazoline-4-carboxylic acid hydrolase, translating into MKWLNVYGLPRLPLWLAKWAMKLGLPGPTWYKWKAASSGTGVILDEMIRAADDLGYDGQKIGKLAMSRIGEKQGSDLREQLGVTTMKDTVDVVMLANRFFDIEITLTEQDDGTYTINADRCPWFGGMGKEGVPGWDAKPCSAFSTYEKAMVEAINPNVKLSYTEKRTSGGHTCRGVYQYRDEALGDGPQGGVRPEMVQIGKKPFRTEAEKALSKNGKTGSKAD; encoded by the coding sequence CGCTATGGCTGGCTAAGTGGGCGATGAAGCTCGGACTCCCCGGTCCGACCTGGTACAAGTGGAAGGCCGCAAGCTCTGGGACGGGCGTGATCCTGGACGAGATGATCCGCGCCGCCGACGACCTCGGCTACGACGGGCAGAAGATCGGCAAGCTCGCCATGAGCCGCATCGGCGAGAAGCAGGGCTCCGACCTGCGCGAGCAGCTCGGCGTAACGACGATGAAGGATACCGTGGACGTCGTCATGCTCGCCAACCGCTTCTTCGACATCGAGATCACCCTCACCGAGCAGGACGACGGGACCTACACGATAAACGCCGACCGCTGCCCGTGGTTCGGCGGGATGGGCAAGGAAGGCGTCCCCGGCTGGGACGCAAAGCCCTGCAGCGCGTTCTCGACCTACGAGAAGGCGATGGTCGAGGCAATAAACCCGAACGTCAAGCTCTCCTACACCGAAAAGCGCACCTCCGGCGGCCACACCTGTCGCGGAGTCTACCAGTACCGCGACGAGGCCCTCGGGGACGGTCCCCAGGGAGGCGTCCGGCCGGAGATGGTCCAGATCGGCAAGAAGCCCTTCCGCACCGAGGCCGAGAAGGCCCTGAGCAAGAACGGCAAGACCGGCTCGAAGGCCGACTAG